ATATTGTATCGTGCTTAACATTTCATATACGTTCGCCAAAAAAACATTAATTGTCAATCAAACGCAGTtgcataataaataaacttaattaaactgctataaatataaattgactGATTTCCGGGAAAaggaataattaattacaatttatttgttCGATGTTCCTAATTTTACGTTTTCAATAACGTTCCTAATATCGTCGCTTtcctatatttttcaatttttacagtCGATCAGTGTAGTTTCTACTGTAGTccttaattaacaataaaatctTGTTAACTTACCCCACATTAGCATACGATAGAGTAGATGGTTTCCTATAGGTATTATCACCATAATAATCGTCTTGGTCATAAAAGGGCCTGCCCAACCAAAATGTGTTTGGATAACGTATGGTATCTTTCGGTACAAGTACTTCGTCATCATCTGCACGTCGAAgcgagaaattaaattattaaaattttaccaTTATTTCACAATATTCCCACGCATTCACTGTTTTacgtttatttgttattaaaaactTCACTATATGTTTTTAGTTTATGAAGAAAATAAGTTTATAGTTTAAATAACTTGAATAACGTAGAAAACACAGCAAGCACCAAGAAACAAGTTTTTCAGGAGAAGAAGAAAGCTTATACGTTAATGCAGTCCAAATTCACGAAAAGAAGAAGTGTATCTGTAGAAAATCCTGTATTCGCCAACACTTAGTTATAAAGAAAACTTAATGTTCCATTAATTTAGACAGATGGCACAGATAACAGCCAAGAAACAATCAATTAATTTTTGtgattgtttatatttttctctataGAGGCGAGATTGTGACACCATATTCTAGTATTATTGATAACTATTTAGAAGGGGAAATTCCACTGAAATTCCATACTGCGGTATTATCATCTCTCTaataaagaatagaaatttttcaattgtGGCACTTACAGTGTTTTCCACGAGCACTTTCCAATTATGGGACTGAAGAAATGACATCTTCAGGTCTTGAAGTACGCGATTAATTgcaaattcttaaaattttcaGACACTCGAAACTACACTGCTACAATTTTCAGTCAGCCATGCGCCAGAAtttgatttaatatttaacgatatataaataataaataattaatcattaCAGTTTCAGCTTGAACTTACAACTTTCTTGTTGAGGAAACGGTTTCGCATCGACGATTACAATCGCCAAACAGATGATCCAGAAGACTAGCACACCTTTCTCCATGTTATTGGTTTGGAAAACAAGCTCAGACGAAATCGGAGTCGAGCCTTTGTCTGATTCGCGATGGTCTGATCCGCTCTTATATACCACTGAGAATCTCATGCACCATGACACAGTGATCTGTTTGTTCCGTAACAAAGAAGTTGTTAATTCGCATTCGGAAACGCATCGAGAATGACGAATACTGCTAATGAAAAAAGCAATCTCGAACGGGCGGTGTGGAAGCTGTTGATTCGTTCTTCGTTGCGCGTTTGTATGAAAACAGTTGAGATTTCTGGATGAAGCGTGTAAAACGTTTCACAAGTGTGTTTACTTATATTTTCGCTTACATTTCAGCGTATTGTGTTTCGTCGAAAAATAGTTCGATGAACGAAGCGTCATctcgagaaaaaaaaagatgaagtcATTGTGCTCCTTTCAACAGAAAAAAATTCTGCtaataatttacatttgttgtttggtaattttttatatctgtTTATTGGGTATATTATATATCGGGTAATTTAGAGGATCAATAATGTACTTggtattgaaattttatgattgatattataatttgatatcattatcgaataataatCTTCTCTTAGTATGTGTGCTTGAAGATATATTTTCTTGGGATTAAAATATGAAGGATGCGTAGAATCTTGAAAATCATACGACTCTTGTCGTTTATGAAACAATTTCTaagataattttatattcaGCAATATCTATTGTAtcaagaaataattgcaccgtattggaaaaaggagaaagaaaaattttaaccgtttaaaaaattcaaagtatGTGAAACATTAAATATAGAGGTGATAATGAAATACGTAGTTACGTTCAAAGTTGACAGTACTTACACACGGAACGCATTCttcatatgcatatacatacatgCAATATAACCGACATTTTCAATTCTCGTGATTATTCCGCGAATTATTAACAGGTTAACGTAATCGGTAGTTATCATATTGTCCAAATTAATGGTTAAATATCTTATCTCGATACAAGTTGGTTGTTTAGTATCGTTCCGTAAATTAATGCCAAATCTCATTAGATACCATTATCGTTACCAAATTAGTGTAATTTTCTACTTAGGCACACGCACTCCATTATCATCTACGCTCGTCCGACCGATAACTAAACCTTCTCCTCGACGTGCCTTCCTGATAACGGCCATATGTAATTAGTTTCGGTAATTATCAGCAAGTTGCACGAACTCATGGGCGAAATTAGCAAATCGTAGTATCTATTTGTAAAATAACACTTGTTTTTAGATGTTCAAATGTATTCAAAGACATAAACTACGTATCTGGAAGTAAAATCTACGAAGCAACTACTTCACTAATCGTAattatacagatattttttaaatagaatattaagcttaattggaattaattttcaaattaagcTTCTTTAACCATCTCGtagttttctaattttttattattttttatgtgaGCTGTccattcattaaaaaatattcgcaAATCTGAGAAAAATGAATCTCTGATATAGAATCGAAACGAGAAATTTCGTATGCTAATGATTTAATACATATGCTCGTGATATATGAAGGCAGAGATTCtgtttgatttaattttttatttcaatcatTGATCTTCACGaacttaaattattataatatttatatgtatctacttatatcttttttctttaaaactaGAAAAGTTTCCTGTCAAAATAGGATCATATTGGAGCGAAAATGATCCGAAGTTTACAAAATTGTTAATatactatttaattaatatattcatgaaatatttatttaacagttagaaatttttatacacatTTCGATCGCGTTGAAACATCATCTGATCGATCAAATTGTTAATCGTTCCACTTACGTTTCTTTAATGCGGACTGTTTCAAGATCAGCGAGCATATCTTACGTACGaataataattcgaataattcgGTTGTTGAAAATTCGATTTACCGCAACACTACCATCTGAAAGGAAACTTAGACGTTGCATTGGTTTAAACGCACCAAGGCAACGCCTTGGTACCAGTAACCCCATAGAAACTTGCGAAATActtgttcaataaaggttgctATCACGGCTGTTGTTAAGTCCCATATCCGATTACAATTGTTGAGAAGGTCTTAGGGCTTTGCGGCGCCCGTACTTTATACTACTAATGCAATTTCACAGGAAGAACAATAGGATCAATGGAAAGTTCGGGTTATCCGATTGACGGAACTCTCCAGTTAATTGAAGTGCTAGCGCCAACAAGGAAATTGAACATATCGCAGTTTCTTGCAGAAAACGCGATTATTATTTTGAACGAAAACTTTCGATCGTCGTGATAATACTCTTTTAATTCTGTCTGAGCTGCACTGAACTTTGTTTTAAACACACTCGGGCTGTTCATCAATGAACAAATCAAACGAGTTCATCATTGCAAACATTGGACAGTACGTCAAAATTTGATTTAGAAAGTCAACTGGCAGACCCGCAGATTTAATCTGAAAAACTCTGAGTCTTGGAAAGCTAAGAATATCGGTGATTCTATTCTTTTTCGTTGCATCATGACCAAATAGGTTTAGGGGTATGTAGAAACAGCCATCGACAGGATTTGATTTTTCAGAccattgaatatttcaaaagttcTGATGGGTATCGAAAATAGATTAAATCCGTAAAGCTTTCAACAACCTTCTACAATTTCAAAAACTTTCTACAAAAGTATTCAAATTACATTGTTCGAATGCTTAAGCACCTACTCAGCAAAGAAAGTAAAGGTATGCAGCATAGAAGTGCTTACTCTGGAATTTCCTAATCACAGAAATCCTTACTCTCAAATTATCATAAACCCTAACATTACCATAGTTTCCTATAATATCAAGCTACCCCTCGTCGAGAAAATTCATCTATACGACGTCCAGGATTGCAGTagctaaaaatattcttttgagTTTGGGGGGGATATTTTTAAAGATAACTTTAGACATTAAAGCAACGAAAGCAGTTTGTATACGAATATTCCGGTTGAAGTTTATCCTTCGCTTTACAAACGATTGATTCTACGCTAGAAATATCTAGTGGtattaacatatattttgtGATATCCTGTATATGCACACGAAGCTGCACTATCCATGtttctataacgtaatatcacgtTGAAGAGTTTCATCGGTATATCATAAAAACTGGATGCCTCTCTAAACAGGTAAACCCTAGTCACGAAGCTACCCAGAACGGTTGAGTGGCGATGCTTCGTTAATCGATTATCGTTATTAGGTTACCGGCGACGAGCAGCTGGAGAAGTGGTTACGAACCAAGCTTAGCTTTGTCTCGTGCATGGAAAGCTCGTGCATCGGTGGTTGGTTTGGCTCGCGAGGCGAGCTTTTCGCCCGCGCGATTGTTTCGCGCAGAACGGAAAACATCGCGTCACGAGCCGACACGGTGAATGGACGAACGTTCATTGAATAGTTAAGATCTGCTGGCGCGCTTCCGCCGCTAACGACGACGCGTGTTTCGCGCGTGCTTTGTTGTTTCGTCAGGTTCGTCGCCGGCTCTCTTATTTTTCCACCGTGAAAATCGACGTGCCGGTGACGTGGAATGCCTCGAGTGTTTTGTGTGCAAGCGATTTTCCGTTAATAGGGAGAGTGATGCGAATTCAGAGGCTTTATATAGacctttttttgtatttttgtggTATCTTTATGAAATATTGAGCGAGTAGGTATGCAGATTGTTTGGATAGATTTGGGAAGGAATGTAAGTGTTAAAGTTGAGATACTATAATATTGActattatatatcttatataccGTCGACTGTAAATATCGAGACACCTGTTGATTACATTCAGAAGACTCTAATTTTTTGTAGTAAAAACTTTATTTGGTATTTTACATGAAACTTTATATAAAACTGTAACTTTTACACATAAACGTTGCGTGAAACTTACGTAgactgcaaatatttatttatgtataaaaaatgtaaaaatgtacatCGTGCTCATAAAgcgtaaaaacatataaaatattcaaagtgaaaCGTTCAATATGATATTTAGTGGGAGGAACAAATATCTAAATCTCTATATGAATTGCATTTTTCTAgttgtacaaaaatatttatagtttataaaagtatgaaattaCACGTACAAATAAATATCTGCAGTCTAATTATAAGACGTGTATAGTGCGAAtgaaataatagatttatatcAAAATACCTAGAGAATGAAAGCCCCTGAAAGTAAGCAGATGTCCTATCATTATTATGACTGGCAATGTACGTTGAATAACCGAAGTGTTTTGTAAGGAAGCGCATTAATAACTCTATTTAATAGTATTTTTATGGACTTTAGAgtggaatattataatatgtaaataatttgaAGAGGAATTGCAGGAATAGACTTTGAATGCAGtagtttgtaattaaattaattaggaaaaatatttctagtaGAATATCGCGTGGAATTTTGAGTAAGAATTTGCACAATTTATCGAAGATAatgcaaaaataatttaattaaaagagtCTGGTTCTTATCAAATCAtctttatacatatacctacttacatgtatatttataagcaaataaatttacttttcatgttcatgacgtgtaacgtgtaacgcgtttaagaaattcaatttttgtttCGTCAGATAATTTTTTGGTCAGCAATGGAagtttttcaaaaaaaaaaaaaaaaagaagaaagatagaaaagatAACCTTGCTGAAGTAGATAAAACAATAGTTCCAATCAATTCGAATTCTCGTGAAGTAGTATCCTACATcgaacgaaaatattttttaaacgggGTATCGGAAAACTACCGCGGCTTTTGAAAAATGCAACGCAGAGACAAGGAATAAAAGACATAAAtacaaaaagtaaataaatgtataacagtat
This DNA window, taken from Bombus terrestris chromosome 3, iyBomTerr1.2, whole genome shotgun sequence, encodes the following:
- the LOC100648625 gene encoding uncharacterized protein LOC100648625 encodes the protein MRFSVVYKSGSDHRESDKGSTPISSELVFQTNNMEKGVLVFWIICLAIVIVDAKPFPQQESYDDEVLVPKDTIRYPNTFWLGRPFYDQDDYYGDNTYRKPSTLSYANVGAGWGR